In Chelmon rostratus isolate fCheRos1 chromosome 9, fCheRos1.pri, whole genome shotgun sequence, the following proteins share a genomic window:
- the ccna2 gene encoding cyclin-A2, translating to MSGANRGQGSAASEFHNQENMLSRLRGSLKPRAAANDNQENLPPKQAANRTVLGPLQNNHRSKAQTQRGTKQESSQPLSCKNEDFSKSCYEKPSTRQPTFQIHVDEPDGACTKKTQQVVEAVKAKLVAEESPLAINNAVARLRQPLATLDIPSAMDVSFDSPMDMSVVEGEEKPVNVNEVPEYAAEIHTYLREMEVKTRPKAGYMKKQPDITNSMRAILVDWLVEVGEEYKLQNETLYLAVNYIDRFLSSMSVLRGKLQLVGTAAMLLASKFEEIYPPEVAEFVYITDDTYTKKQVLRMEHLVLKVLSFDLAAPTINQFLTQYFLHQSVNKQTESLAMYLGELSLVDSDVFLKYLPSQTAAAAYILANNTVAGGSWPKSLTEMTGYSLEDLMPCVEDLHRLYLNAAQHAQQSVREKYKGSKYLEVSLIEAPTKLLLN from the exons ATGTCAGGGGCTAACAGAGGGCAGGGAAGCGCGGCTAGTGAGTTTCACAACCAAGAGAATATGTTGTCAAGACTGAGAGGCTCGCTAAAACCCCGGGCTGCTGCAAACGACAACCAAGAAAACCTGCCACCGAAACAAGCGGCCAACAGAACCGTCCTGGGACCTCTGCAAAACAACCACCGGAGCAAAGCCCAGACTCAGCGCGGCACGAAACAG GAGTCATCACAGCCCCTGTCCTGTAAAAATGAAGACTTTAGCAAAAGCTGCTATGAGAAGCCCTCCACCAGACAGCCCACTTTCCAGATCCATGTGGACGAGCCTGATGGCGCCTGCACCAAGAAGACACAGCAGGTGGTTGAAGCTGTCAAAGCAAAGTTGGTGGCTGAAGAGTCTCCCCTCGCAATCAACAATGCTGTGGCACGGCTCCGCCAGCCCCTGGCCACCCTTGATATTCCATCAGCAATGGATGTCAGCTTTG ACTCTCCCATGGACATGTCTGTGGTTGAGGGGGAGGAGAAACCAGTCAATGTAAATGAGGTCCCAGAATATGCTGCTGAAATCCACACATACCTGAGGGAGATGGAG GTAAAAACCAGGCCTAAAGCAGGCTACATGAAGAAACAACCTGACATCACCAACAGCATGAGGGCCATCCTGGTGGACTGGCTGGTGGAGGTCGGAGAAGAGTACAAGCTCCAGAATGAGACACTTTATCTGGCTGTAAACTACATTGATCGCTTCCTCTCCTCAATGTCTGTCCTGAGGGGGAAGCTTCAACTGGTTGGGACTGCTGCCATGCTGTTGGCTTC GAAATTTGAAGAGATCTACCCCCCTGAGGTGGCAGAGTTTGTTTACATCACAGATGACACCTACACCAAGAAGCAAGTGTTAAGAATGGAGCATCTGGTGCTTAAAGTGCTCTCCTTTGATCTGGCAGCACCAACCATCAACCAGTTTCTCACacaatacttcctccaccagtCAGTtaataaacaaactgaaagtCTGGCAATG TACCTTGGGGAGCTCAGCCTTGTGGATTCAGATGTCTTCTTGAAGTATCTACcttcacagacagctgctgcagcctacATCTTGGCCAACAACACAGTGGCTGGTGGCTCATGG CCCAAGTCTTTGACGGAGATGACTGGCTACTCCCTGGAGGATCTGATGCCCTGTGTTGAGGATCTGCACCGACTTTACCTCAATGCTGCTCAGCATGCCCAGCAATCTGTTCGGGAGAAGTACAAGGGCTCCAA GTACCTTGAAGTTTCCCTCATCGAGGCTCCAACTAAACTGCTGCTGAACTGA
- the bbs7 gene encoding Bardet-Biedl syndrome 7 protein encodes MEIHLNRVDYIQVGVTSQKTMRLLPALGKKATQKVAIADHDGILTCFGMKKGEAVPVFKTLPGPKIARMDLGGAVGTPQEKIFVCSGSQVRGFTKKGKQFLTFEANLTESINAMHVSGADLFVCASYIYNHYCDCKDQDYYLSGDKINDITCLSSENLTRLVPVLACQDRVLRVLQGSELAYDIEVPGPPSVLELYNKDGGEEILYGTTDGKIGLVQIGEHSAATKWEIDNDKKKGGILCIDTYDIIGDGVNDVLVGRDDGTVEVYGFSNTSEPTLRFEHVLSESVTSIQGGCVGKESYDEVLTATYTGWVTGLTTEPQKAEAGPGDEIRMSKETQSKVEALRAELEQLQVKVLQGREQYQQTSQSSTAVSAVPVFSINDKFTLCQDDASYSLTLEVQTAIDNLLLQSDVPIDLLDVDKNSAVVSFSECDSEQPNGNFLLATYRCQANTTRLELKVRSIEGQYGTLQAYVTPRLQPKTCQVRQYQIKPLSLHQRTHSIDQDRPMNRLSLVGQFSFAEIHSWVVFCLPEVPEKTPAGECITFYFHNTFLGTQLEATYCKGEGHFRSDNISTISILSDVLSKEATKKKINLNISYDINDDSVSHTLKMIHPKLEYQLLLARKVQLIDALKELQVHEGNADFLIPEYRSILDESATLLEEYKKQPAHLERLYGMITDLFIDKFKFKGQNVKTKVSSLLEILDNYDLNSLLNFFNEL; translated from the exons ATGGAGATCCACTTAAACCGAGTGGATTACATACAG GTCGGTGTGACATCCCAGAAAACTATGAGGCTGCTTCCAGCACTGGGAAAAAAGGCAACGCAAAAG gTTGCTATTGCTGATCATGATGGTATCCTGACCTGTTTTGGCATGAAAAAAGGAGAAGCAGTG CCCGTGTTTAAGACACTTCCGGGGCCCAAAATAGCCAGAATGGACCTTGGAGGAGCTGTGGGAACGCCACAGGAGAAGATCTTTGTTTGCTCTGGTTCTCAGGTTCGAGGATTCACCAAGAAGGGCAAACAGTTCCTCACCTTTGAAGCCAACCTCACTGAGAGCATCAACGCCAT GCATGTCTCAGGCGCTgacctttttgtgtgtgcaagttACATCTACAACCACTACTGTGACTGCAAGGACCAAGACTATTACCTCTCTGGAGACAAAATCAATgacatcacatgtttgtcctcaGAAAACCTGACACGCCTCGTCCCTGTGCTGGCGTGCCAAGATCGGGTTCTCAGAGTCTTGCAG GGATCTGAGCTTGCCTATGACATTGAAGTCCCTGGCCCTCCATCTGTCTTGGAACTGTACAACAAAGACGGAG GAGAGGAAATCCTCTATGGGACCACAGATGGCAAAATAGGATTGGTCCAGATTGGTGAGCATTCAGCTGCGACCAAATGGGAGATCgacaatgacaaaaagaaaggag GAATTCTTTGCATTGACACTTACGACATTATTGGAGACGGAGTGAATGACGTCCTGGTAGGCAGGGATGATGGGACGGTTGAGGTCTATGGTTTCAGCAACACCAGTGAGCCCACATTACGCTTTGAGCAT GTGTTGTCAGAGAGTGTGACTTCTATCCAGGGTGGTTGTGTGGGGAAGGAATCTTATGATGAGGTCCTTACTGCCACTTACACag GATGGGTGACTGGTTTGACCACTGAGCCCCAGAAGGCGGAAGCCGGCCCTGGAGATGAGATCAGGATGAGTAAGGAGACCCAGTCCAAAGTAGAAGCACTCAG ggcagagctggagcagctgcaggtcaaaGTCCTGCAGGGCCGTGAGCAGTACCAGCAGACCTCCCAGTCAAGcacagctgtctctgctgtgccCGTCTTCAGCATCAATGACAAGTTCACCCTCTGCCAGGATGATGCCAGCTACAGCCTCACTCTTGAGGTGCAGACTGCCATCGACAATCTGCTGCTCCAG AGTGACGTCCCCATAGACCTGCTGGATGTGGATAAGAACTCAGCTGTTGTCAGTTTCAGTGAATGCGATTCAGAG CAGCCTAATGGGAACTTCCTCTTGGCCACATACAGATGTCAGGCTAACACTACCAGACTTGAGCTCAAG GTGAGGTCCATCGAGGGACAGTATGGGACCCTGCAGGCTTACGTTACCCCCAGACTGCAACCCAAGACATGCCAGGTCCGACAGTACCAGATCAAACCTTTGTCCCTTCACCAGCGGACACACAGCATAGACCAAGACAG GCCCATGAACAGGCTCAGTCTGGTGGGACAGTTCAGTTTTGCTGAGATCCACTCCTGGGTGGTCTTCTGTTTGCCAGAGGTGCCCGAGAAAACACCAGCAGGAGAGTGCATCACCTTCTATTTCCATAACACTTTTCTCGGCACACAGCTTGAAGCCACCTACTG CAAAGGGGAGGGTCATTTCAGGTCAGACAACATCTCTACCATCTCCATACTGAGTGATGTTCTCTCTAAAGAAGCTACCAAGAAGAAAATCAATCTGAACATTTCATATG ATATCAATGATGACTCCGTGAGCCACACCCTGAAGATGATACATCCAAAGCTGGAGTATCAGTTGTTATTGGCTAGAAAAGTTCAGCTTATTGATGCGCTCAAA GAGCTTCAGGTTCATGAGGGGAACGCTGACTTCCTCATCCCAGAGTATCGCAGCATCTTGGACGAGTCTGCTACTCTCCTCGAGGAGTACAAGAAACAGCCGGCGCACCTCGAGAGGCTTTATG GAATGATCACAGACCTCTTCATTGACAAATTCAAGTTCAAAGGCCAGAATGTGAAAACCAAGGTGTCCTCATTGCTGGAGATACTAGATAATTATGACTTAAATTCTCTGTTAAACTTTTTCAATGAGTTATGA
- the tmem33 gene encoding transmembrane protein 33, with protein sequence MADTNQQSPPPQLGPVQFLMSNKLETAMWLSRLFTVYCSVMFILPILGPYAAANFYQRALLANALTSALRLHQRLPRFQLSRAFLAQALQEDSCHYLLYSLILVNSYPITMSIFPVFLFSLLHATTYTKKVLDSMGPSSLMFIRNLLDKLTSNQQNILKFIACNEIFLMPATVFMLFSGQGSLLLPFIYYRFLTLRYTSRRNPYCRTLFTELRILLEHFIMKPACPVFFRRMCLSSIAFISRLAPTGV encoded by the exons ATGGCTGACACAAACCAACAAAGTCCTCCTCCCCAGCTAGGGCCTGTG CAATTTTTAATGAGCAACAAGCTGGAAACTGCAATGTGGCTTTCACGACTCTTCACTGTCTACTGCTCTGTAATGTTTATTCTACCAATTTTGGG ACCCTATGCAGCAGCGAACTTCTATCAGCGAGCCTTGTTAGCGAACGCCCTCACCAGTGCCCTTCGCTTGCATCAAAGACTTCCACGCTTTCAGCTGAGCAGAGCCTTCCTGGCCCAGGCCCTTCAGGAGGACagctgccattacctgctgtaCTCACTCATACTGGTCAACTCCTACCCCATCACAA TGAGCATCTTCCCggtcttcctcttctccttgcTACATGCAACTACCTACACAAAGAAAGTCCTTGAT TCTATGGGCCCCAGCAGCCTGATGTTCATCAGAAACCTCCTGGACAAACTGACATCCAATCAGCAGAACATCCTGAAGTTCATTGCCTGCAATGAGATCTTCTTGATGCCAGCCACTGTTTTCATGCTCTTCAG TGGTCAGGGGAGCTTGCTGCTGCCTTTCATTTACTATCGATTCCTCACTCTCCGCTACACGTCCAGAAGAAACCCTTACTGCCG CACCTTGTTCACAGAGCTGCGAATCCTTCTGGAGCACTTCATTATGAAGCCCGCCTGCCCCGTCTTCTTCAGGAGGATGTGCCTCAGCAGTATCGCCTTCATCAGCCGTCTCGCCCCCACGGGGGTCTGA